Proteins encoded within one genomic window of bacterium:
- a CDS encoding neutral/alkaline non-lysosomal ceramidase N-terminal domain-containing protein, whose amino-acid sequence MQHAGWGRAEIRVEPRGYAMFGYGLWRHRARGRQTPLYARALCVGDGARRLVLCCADLGSISHAVRSGVRDALRQRLGADFDEDRLVVACTHTHSGPGGCSHEALYNVATPGFVTPDYDAVVQAITDAVVAAWQRVAPAELRLYRAAFDPRVPVAWNRSLRAYNRNPDVVRRGELERHLALDRAMTVIACHRDGRVQALLSLFGVHATCVGNALDRFDGDNKGYAAAHAEQALRAAGAADPVAIFAQATAGDVSPYYHGPGDRRRRQRIRGAAEYAYAERNGRAQSERALSMLAEQAGMPLEGPLDAILSYVDFTAVTAEPRFANGQPDAQTSEPCHGVSFFEGTPVDGRGMHPLLGVLARVIAATLKRRRLARLEQLPAADRDYYRRLYAAQGVKAIVLEAGRKEILGRPLARLAMPDVTDPSIAELKRQARIGAIAASPLVPTVLPLQILRLGPLAIVCCPGEFTTTAGARLTGTVAEELRSAGVAEVLFCSYANDYMGYVTTYEEYQAQCYEGGHTIFGQWTLAAFQTRLMALARELTKPEDARRHDRATRPPPVPPEELAKRRDLPVPR is encoded by the coding sequence ATGCAGCACGCAGGGTGGGGGCGCGCGGAGATCCGGGTCGAGCCGCGCGGCTACGCGATGTTCGGCTACGGCCTGTGGCGCCATCGGGCGCGCGGTCGGCAGACGCCCCTGTATGCGCGCGCCCTGTGCGTCGGCGACGGCGCGCGGCGGCTGGTCCTCTGCTGCGCCGACCTCGGCTCGATCAGCCACGCGGTGCGCAGCGGCGTCCGCGATGCGCTGCGCCAGCGCCTCGGCGCCGACTTCGACGAGGACCGCCTGGTCGTCGCCTGCACCCACACCCATTCCGGGCCCGGCGGCTGCTCGCACGAGGCGTTGTACAACGTCGCCACCCCGGGCTTCGTGACGCCGGACTACGACGCCGTGGTGCAGGCGATCACGGACGCCGTCGTCGCCGCCTGGCAGCGGGTCGCGCCGGCCGAGCTGCGGCTCTACCGCGCCGCCTTCGACCCGCGGGTGCCGGTGGCGTGGAACCGCTCGCTGCGCGCGTACAATCGCAATCCCGACGTCGTGCGGCGCGGCGAGTTGGAGCGCCACCTGGCGCTCGACCGGGCGATGACCGTGATCGCCTGCCACCGCGACGGCCGGGTGCAGGCGCTGCTCTCGCTCTTCGGCGTGCACGCCACCTGCGTCGGCAACGCGCTCGACCGCTTCGACGGCGACAACAAGGGCTATGCCGCGGCCCATGCCGAGCAGGCGCTGCGCGCCGCGGGCGCCGCGGATCCGGTCGCGATCTTCGCCCAGGCCACCGCCGGCGACGTCTCGCCGTACTACCACGGTCCCGGCGACCGGCGGCGCCGCCAGCGGATCCGCGGCGCCGCCGAGTACGCGTATGCCGAGCGCAACGGCCGGGCGCAGAGCGAGCGCGCGCTCAGCATGCTGGCCGAGCAGGCGGGCATGCCCCTGGAAGGACCCCTCGACGCCATCCTCAGCTACGTCGACTTCACCGCCGTGACCGCCGAGCCGCGCTTCGCCAACGGCCAGCCGGATGCGCAGACGAGCGAGCCGTGTCATGGCGTCAGCTTCTTCGAAGGCACGCCGGTCGACGGCCGCGGCATGCACCCGCTGCTCGGCGTGCTGGCGCGGGTGATCGCCGCCACCCTCAAGCGCCGGCGACTGGCCCGCCTCGAGCAGTTGCCGGCGGCCGATCGCGACTACTACCGCCGCCTCTATGCCGCGCAGGGCGTGAAGGCCATCGTGCTCGAAGCCGGGCGCAAGGAGATCCTCGGCCGGCCCCTCGCCAGGTTGGCGATGCCCGACGTCACCGACCCCAGCATCGCCGAGCTGAAGCGCCAGGCGCGCATCGGCGCGATCGCCGCCAGTCCGCTGGTGCCGACCGTGCTGCCGCTGCAGATCCTGCGCCTCGGTCCGCTGGCGATCGTCTGCTGCCCGGGCGAGTTCACCACCACCGCCGGGGCGCGGCTGACCGGAACGGTCGCGGAGGAGCTGCGGTCGGCCGGCGTCGCCGAGGTGCTGTTCTGCAGCTACGCCAACGACTACATGGGCTACGTCACCACCTACGAGGAGTACCAGGCGCAGTGCTACGAGGGCGGCCACACCATCTTCGGCCAGTGGACGCTGGCGGCGTTCCAGACGCGCCTGATGGCGCTCGCCCGCGAGCTGACGAAGCCGGAGGACGCGCGCCGGCACGATCGCGCGACGCGGCCGCCGCCGGTGCCCCCCGAGGAGCTGGCGAAGCGCCGCGATCTGCCGGTGCCGCGCTGA
- a CDS encoding PIN domain-containing protein: MILVDANLLLYATVSDFEQHAAARAWLDDRLNAPTRVGLPWPSVLAFLRIITNPRIFPRPLAMTAAWRRVVAWLDLPTVWVPEPTERHREILDSLLGGAASASKLVADAHLAAIAVGHGLVLCSTDGDFARFAALRWENPLAA, translated from the coding sequence ATGATCCTGGTCGACGCGAACCTGCTGCTGTACGCGACGGTGTCCGACTTCGAGCAGCACGCGGCGGCGCGCGCCTGGCTCGACGATCGCCTCAACGCGCCGACCCGCGTCGGCCTGCCGTGGCCGAGCGTGCTGGCCTTTCTGCGGATCATCACCAATCCGCGCATCTTCCCGCGGCCGCTGGCGATGACCGCGGCCTGGCGACGGGTGGTCGCCTGGCTCGACCTGCCGACGGTGTGGGTGCCGGAGCCGACGGAGCGGCATCGCGAGATTCTCGATTCGCTGCTCGGCGGCGCGGCGAGCGCGTCGAAGCTGGTGGCCGACGCGCACCTGGCCGCCATCGCCGTCGGCCACGGCCTGGTGCTCTGCAGCACCGACGGCGACTTCGCCCGCTTCGCGGCGCTGCGCTGGGAGAACCCGCTCGCCGCCTGA
- a CDS encoding NAD(P)H-dependent oxidoreductase: MSQYRIAVVVGSLRRDSYNRRLANAVQQLAPAELAFAPLRIDDLPLYNQDDDADPHPAVRRLKSEIAAAQALLFATPEYNRSMPGVLKNALDHASRPYGQNAWAGKPAGVLGASIGSTGTALAQQHLRNVLAYLDVPTLGQPEAFIQVKDDFFDAAGGIASPGSRKFLQGWMDRYVAFVKRHVA, encoded by the coding sequence ATGAGCCAGTACCGCATCGCCGTCGTCGTCGGCAGCCTGCGCCGCGATTCCTACAACCGCCGCCTCGCCAACGCCGTGCAGCAACTCGCGCCCGCCGAGCTCGCGTTCGCGCCCCTGCGGATCGACGATCTGCCGCTCTACAACCAGGACGACGACGCCGACCCGCATCCGGCGGTGCGGCGCCTGAAGAGCGAGATCGCGGCCGCGCAGGCCCTGCTGTTCGCGACGCCGGAGTACAACCGGTCGATGCCGGGGGTGCTGAAGAACGCCCTCGACCACGCCTCGCGGCCGTACGGCCAGAATGCCTGGGCCGGCAAGCCGGCGGGGGTGCTCGGCGCATCCATTGGCTCGACCGGCACGGCGCTGGCGCAACAGCACCTGCGCAACGTGCTCGCCTATCTCGACGTGCCGACGCTGGGACAGCCCGAGGCGTTCATCCAGGTGAAGGACGACTTCTTCGACGCCGCCGGCGGCATCGCCAGCCCGGGGAGCCGGAAGTTCCTGCAGGGCTGGATGGACCGCTACGTCGCCTTCGTGAAGCGGCACGTGGCGTAG
- a CDS encoding DUF2791 family P-loop domain-containing protein has translation MAAEGVPTAGMPVNIARPAPGVVPPATAPTRGMPPHAVLIGGRYQVLNELGSGGMGEVFRVLDRLTGRVATLKRLKATHVRASSTLGIDCRLALAQEFRLLASLRHPNIISVLDYGFDADGHPYFTMDLEENARSIIAAGRGRPPAIQAELIAQALRALVYLHRHGIIHRDLKPDNLLVVRDQVKLLDFGLSAHRTLLDSEDAMLVGTPAYMAPEVMQGGTASEQSDLYALGLIAYELFTGRYPFDESTAAALYADALHTPLPRPTDDLDERFTAVMARLLAKDPAARYRGAEQVIRDLELALGQPLPIETMATRESFLQAAPFVGRADELTTLSTALASAANGHGGTWLIGGESGVGKSRLLEEIRIQALARGFVVLRGQVVSQGGSPYHPWRDVITNLLLHAPVTPAQAAVLKPVAPAIAALVGSEVADAPMVDASAAQSRLMIAVEELFTAAAVPVVVILDDLHWAGSESLQMLSWLTRAAEGLPLLLLGTYRLDEAPHLGQAVRGAHALTLPRLAPDEVAALCELVIGPRGGTREVIALVQRESEGIPLFIVEVLRTLAESAGHLAEIGDFGVPRRVVGGGIQRAIRRRLTRLPPSALEPLRTAAVIDRAIDLALLAFLHPTLDLATWTTECAMGAVLEAHAGTWRFAHDKLRELLLEDLDPTTRRALHGRVARAIESVHAGRTEYVTALAHHWRQAGSEEKEAHFSERAGFLALENAACQEAVAYFDRALELLQGPAEVAAPPRRAPWPRWDRNAGVDPTSHAFRLARLDAALSESHFRLGNLALCRAHSERTLARIGQPTPPRRIGWITGALREALIRALQRAWLRGRPSPVASREVASVIAPVEHRLTEAYFYALDPLPILWLLLRIVNRCEPVGPSPALAQAYILLAVLAETLPLPRLAATWRQRALDITQASGTTRDIALALSRTAVIALGTCRWPESHASLLEAATLAEQVGDIRLLEETQSQLSAHYLYVGEYERGIAAKQRSLSLSRRSGNRQAECWGLLGMGDMLTRLGRPLEALPYYEEGLAKLDERTTTTDTIWGMGMRGLARLRGGDPAGALDSARGALAHLLATQPLGYWVQHGTAATAEVFLTALECDLARLGESRAVVLREARQATLCLRRFARRFPLGRSHAALWSGVEAFLQGRQGRAQRLWRRTLGVAAELGTPYEEARAHFEIGRREAVGDPARRPHLEQAREIFARIQCRIELEWTRQALAGAPPDTTGGWA, from the coding sequence ATGGCTGCGGAGGGGGTGCCGACGGCGGGGATGCCCGTGAACATCGCCCGACCGGCGCCCGGCGTCGTCCCGCCTGCCACCGCGCCGACCCGCGGCATGCCGCCGCACGCCGTTCTCATCGGCGGCCGCTACCAGGTGCTGAACGAGCTCGGCAGCGGGGGCATGGGCGAGGTCTTCCGCGTCCTCGACCGCCTCACCGGCCGCGTCGCGACGCTCAAGCGACTCAAGGCGACCCACGTCCGCGCCTCGAGCACCCTCGGCATCGACTGCCGCCTCGCGCTGGCGCAGGAGTTCCGGCTCCTGGCGTCGCTCCGCCATCCCAACATCATCAGCGTTCTCGACTACGGCTTCGATGCCGACGGCCATCCCTACTTCACCATGGATCTGGAGGAGAACGCCCGCAGCATCATCGCCGCCGGGCGCGGGCGGCCGCCGGCGATCCAGGCCGAGCTGATCGCGCAGGCGTTGCGGGCACTGGTCTACCTGCATCGCCACGGCATCATCCATCGCGACCTCAAACCCGACAACCTGCTCGTGGTGCGCGACCAGGTGAAGCTGCTCGACTTCGGCCTCTCCGCGCACCGCACGTTGCTCGACAGCGAGGACGCGATGCTGGTCGGGACGCCGGCGTACATGGCGCCGGAGGTGATGCAGGGCGGCACCGCCTCCGAGCAGAGCGATCTCTACGCGCTCGGACTCATCGCCTACGAGCTGTTCACCGGCCGTTATCCGTTCGACGAGTCGACGGCGGCGGCACTCTACGCCGATGCCCTGCACACGCCGCTGCCGCGCCCCACCGACGATCTCGACGAGCGGTTCACCGCCGTCATGGCGCGCCTGCTCGCCAAGGATCCGGCGGCCCGGTACCGCGGCGCCGAACAGGTGATCCGCGATCTCGAGCTGGCGCTCGGCCAGCCGTTGCCGATCGAGACCATGGCGACGCGCGAGAGCTTTCTGCAGGCCGCCCCGTTCGTCGGCCGCGCCGACGAGCTGACGACGCTGAGCACCGCCCTGGCCAGCGCCGCCAACGGCCACGGCGGCACCTGGCTGATCGGCGGCGAGAGCGGCGTCGGCAAGTCCCGGCTGCTCGAGGAGATCCGCATCCAGGCGCTGGCGCGCGGCTTCGTCGTCCTGCGCGGCCAGGTGGTCAGCCAGGGCGGCAGCCCGTATCACCCGTGGCGCGACGTGATCACCAACCTGCTGCTGCACGCGCCGGTGACGCCGGCGCAGGCGGCGGTGCTGAAGCCGGTCGCGCCGGCCATCGCCGCGCTGGTCGGGAGCGAGGTGGCCGACGCGCCGATGGTCGACGCGTCGGCGGCGCAGTCGCGGCTGATGATCGCGGTCGAGGAGCTCTTCACCGCCGCCGCGGTGCCGGTGGTCGTCATCCTCGACGACCTGCACTGGGCGGGCAGCGAGAGTCTGCAGATGCTGAGCTGGCTGACGCGGGCCGCCGAAGGCCTGCCGCTGCTCCTGCTCGGCACCTACCGCCTCGACGAGGCGCCGCACCTGGGGCAGGCGGTGCGCGGCGCGCACGCGCTCACGCTGCCGCGCCTGGCGCCGGACGAGGTCGCGGCGCTCTGCGAGTTGGTGATCGGCCCGCGCGGCGGCACGCGCGAGGTGATCGCGCTGGTGCAGCGCGAATCCGAGGGCATTCCGCTGTTCATCGTCGAGGTCCTGCGGACGCTCGCCGAGAGCGCCGGGCACCTCGCCGAGATCGGCGACTTCGGCGTGCCGCGGCGGGTCGTCGGCGGCGGCATCCAGCGCGCCATCCGCCGCCGCCTGACGCGGCTGCCGCCGAGCGCGCTCGAGCCACTGCGGACCGCGGCGGTCATCGACCGCGCGATCGACCTCGCGCTCCTCGCCTTCCTCCACCCGACCCTCGACCTCGCGACGTGGACCACGGAATGCGCCATGGGCGCCGTGCTGGAGGCGCACGCGGGGACGTGGCGATTCGCCCACGACAAGCTGCGCGAGCTGCTCCTCGAGGATCTCGACCCGACGACCCGACGGGCGCTGCACGGCCGCGTCGCGCGCGCCATCGAGAGCGTCCACGCCGGGCGCACCGAGTACGTCACCGCGCTCGCCCACCACTGGCGCCAGGCCGGCAGCGAGGAGAAGGAAGCCCACTTCTCCGAGCGCGCCGGCTTCCTGGCGCTCGAGAACGCCGCCTGCCAGGAGGCGGTCGCCTACTTCGATCGCGCCCTCGAGCTGCTGCAGGGGCCGGCGGAGGTGGCGGCGCCGCCCCGCCGCGCGCCCTGGCCGCGGTGGGATCGCAACGCCGGCGTCGACCCGACGAGCCATGCCTTCCGCCTGGCCCGTCTCGACGCGGCGCTCAGCGAATCGCACTTCCGTCTCGGCAACCTGGCGCTGTGCCGCGCCCACTCCGAGCGCACCCTGGCGCGGATCGGCCAGCCGACACCGCCGCGCCGCATCGGCTGGATCACCGGCGCGCTGCGCGAGGCGCTCATCCGCGCGCTACAGCGCGCCTGGCTGCGCGGGCGCCCATCGCCCGTCGCCAGCCGCGAGGTCGCCAGCGTCATCGCCCCGGTCGAGCACCGGCTGACCGAGGCGTACTTCTACGCCCTCGACCCGCTGCCGATCCTCTGGCTGCTGCTGCGCATCGTCAACCGCTGCGAGCCCGTCGGACCCTCGCCAGCGCTGGCGCAGGCATACATCCTGCTCGCCGTTCTGGCGGAGACGCTGCCGCTGCCGCGCCTGGCTGCGACCTGGCGCCAGCGCGCGCTCGACATCACGCAGGCGAGCGGCACGACCCGCGACATCGCCCTGGCGCTGTCGCGCACCGCGGTGATCGCGCTCGGCACCTGCCGCTGGCCGGAATCGCACGCCTCGCTGCTCGAGGCGGCGACGCTCGCCGAGCAGGTCGGCGACATCCGCCTGCTCGAGGAGACACAGTCGCAGCTCAGCGCCCACTATCTCTACGTCGGGGAGTACGAGCGCGGCATCGCCGCCAAGCAACGGTCGCTGTCGCTCAGCCGCCGCAGCGGCAACCGCCAGGCCGAGTGCTGGGGACTGCTCGGCATGGGCGACATGCTGACCCGCCTCGGCCGCCCGCTCGAGGCGCTGCCGTACTACGAGGAAGGGCTCGCCAAGCTGGACGAGCGCACCACCACCACCGACACCATCTGGGGCATGGGCATGCGCGGGCTGGCGCGGCTGCGCGGCGGCGATCCCGCCGGCGCCCTCGACTCGGCCCGCGGCGCCCTCGCCCACCTGCTCGCCACGCAGCCGCTCGGCTACTGGGTGCAACACGGCACCGCCGCCACGGCGGAGGTCTTCCTCACCGCGCTCGAGTGCGATCTGGCGCGGCTCGGCGAGAGCCGCGCCGTCGTGCTCCGCGAGGCGCGCCAGGCCACCCTGTGCCTGCGCCGGTTCGCGCGCCGCTTTCCGCTCGGGCGCTCGCACGCCGCCCTGTGGAGCGGCGTCGAGGCCTTCCTCCAGGGGCGTCAGGGCCGCGCCCAGCGTCTGTGGCGGCGGACGCTCGGCGTCGCCGCCGAGCTCGGCACGCCCTACGAGGAGGCGCGGGCGCACTTCGAGATCGGCCGGCGCGAGGCGGTCGGCGATCCGGCGCGGCGGCCCCATCTCGAGCAGGCGCGGGAGATCTTCGCCCGCATCCAGTGCCGCATCGAGCTGGAATGGACGCGACAGGCGCTGGCGGGCGCGCCGCCGGACACGACTGGAGGATGGGCGTGA
- a CDS encoding class I SAM-dependent methyltransferase: MGVRTEALAVLRCPDCHGGLRYRGETRDGAAWNGALGCARGHRWPVRDGLPHLVDPAQVRGLDRIMRVAYDWFGALHDPAVRFLLPVLQWEAIDRQNYLRRLELAALRPRRGGPLRILEVGVGGGANIPLVEAGLPPGLEVEYWGVDLSEGMLAQCRRRLIATPPRHPVALLLADAHALPFPDHRFDRVFHTGAINAYNDPRRGLAEMARVARPDTPIVVLDEQLDPHRAHGWYPRLMFGALTLFDPAPRSPRALLPAAATGIRDEQASRFYYCLTFRMPAARRAAPVSRRARRASPRTSRRGRSG; the protein is encoded by the coding sequence ATGGGCGTGAGAACGGAGGCGCTGGCGGTGCTGCGCTGTCCGGACTGCCACGGCGGTCTGCGCTACCGCGGCGAGACGCGCGACGGCGCGGCGTGGAACGGCGCCCTGGGGTGCGCGCGCGGCCATCGCTGGCCGGTCCGGGACGGCCTGCCCCATCTGGTCGATCCGGCGCAGGTGCGCGGTCTCGACCGCATCATGCGCGTCGCCTACGACTGGTTCGGCGCGCTCCACGACCCGGCGGTGCGCTTCCTCCTGCCGGTGTTGCAGTGGGAAGCCATCGATCGCCAGAACTACCTGCGCCGCCTCGAGCTCGCCGCCCTGCGCCCGCGACGCGGCGGACCCCTGCGCATTCTCGAGGTCGGGGTCGGCGGCGGCGCCAACATCCCGCTCGTCGAGGCCGGGCTGCCGCCGGGGCTGGAGGTCGAATACTGGGGCGTCGACCTGAGCGAGGGCATGCTGGCGCAGTGCCGGCGCCGCCTGATCGCGACGCCCCCGCGACATCCGGTGGCGCTGCTGCTCGCCGACGCCCACGCCCTGCCGTTCCCGGACCACCGCTTCGACCGCGTCTTCCACACCGGCGCGATCAACGCGTACAACGACCCGCGCCGCGGCCTGGCGGAAATGGCACGGGTGGCGCGCCCCGACACGCCGATCGTCGTGCTCGACGAGCAGCTCGACCCGCACCGCGCGCACGGCTGGTACCCGCGCCTGATGTTCGGGGCGCTGACCCTCTTCGATCCGGCGCCGCGGTCGCCGCGGGCGCTGCTGCCCGCCGCGGCGACCGGGATCCGCGACGAGCAGGCGAGCCGCTTCTACTACTGCCTGACGTTCCGCATGCCGGCGGCGCGCCGGGCGGCGCCGGTCAGCCGTCGAGCCCGGCGCGCATCGCCTCGAACATCGCGTCGGGGGCGATCGGGTTGA
- a CDS encoding carboxymuconolactone decarboxylase family protein, which produces MDPSDLNEILTDDQLQRLREAWADARAQGAFKTKMGTLLPAVYPTSRPLLEAIQALFYGRLPPDDDQPRDQLSERDRERCIIALLAAREINSNIALHMYIALMLGVSPAEIAHILLLAGIYTGIPSFTDGIEMEVRLLRFLAERLAQQPQRGINPIAPDAMFEAMRAGLDG; this is translated from the coding sequence ATGGACCCGAGCGACCTGAACGAGATCCTCACCGACGATCAGTTGCAGCGGCTGCGCGAGGCGTGGGCCGACGCGCGGGCGCAGGGCGCGTTCAAGACGAAGATGGGCACCCTCCTGCCCGCCGTCTACCCGACGTCCAGGCCCCTCCTGGAAGCGATCCAAGCGCTCTTCTACGGACGGCTGCCGCCCGATGACGACCAGCCGCGCGATCAGCTCTCGGAGCGCGACCGCGAGCGCTGCATCATCGCCCTGCTGGCGGCGCGCGAGATCAACTCCAACATCGCGCTGCACATGTACATCGCGCTGATGCTCGGCGTCTCGCCGGCCGAGATCGCGCACATCCTGCTCCTCGCCGGGATCTACACCGGTATCCCCTCGTTCACCGACGGGATCGAGATGGAGGTGCGGCTGCTGCGGTTCCTCGCCGAGCGCCTGGCGCAGCAGCCGCAGCGCGGGATCAACCCGATCGCCCCCGACGCGATGTTCGAGGCGATGCGCGCCGGGCTCGACGGCTGA
- a CDS encoding SDR family oxidoreductase encodes MSERWAIILGVSSGSGAAIARAVARDPGLHVFGVHRGNFPEEAAALAAAIGDAGRRVVLHVGDAGTSDGIQACAATYREVAGRGSAALLVHAIAAASLGHFLSTRGDALHPKQFEKTFNYMAHSFAYWAQALHANDLLAPASRLLGLTNVLHESLLHNCGLVAASKAALEMYVRHLAMELGPLGHRVNLLKFGTVATPALRKVMGPEAMGRLERTHAEMIPAGRMVTLEEVGAFVSLLLRDEAAWFNGATIDFSGGMTLRLLDLVLRPA; translated from the coding sequence ATGAGCGAGCGGTGGGCCATCATCCTCGGGGTCTCGTCGGGCAGCGGCGCCGCGATCGCCCGCGCCGTGGCGCGCGACCCCGGCCTGCACGTCTTCGGCGTGCATCGCGGCAACTTCCCGGAGGAGGCGGCGGCGCTCGCGGCGGCGATCGGCGACGCCGGCCGTCGGGTCGTGCTGCACGTCGGCGATGCCGGGACCTCCGACGGCATCCAGGCCTGCGCCGCGACCTATCGCGAGGTGGCGGGCCGGGGCAGCGCCGCGCTCCTGGTGCACGCGATCGCCGCCGCCTCGCTCGGTCACTTCCTCTCGACCCGCGGCGACGCGCTGCACCCCAAGCAGTTCGAGAAGACCTTCAACTACATGGCGCACTCGTTCGCCTACTGGGCGCAGGCGCTGCACGCGAACGATCTGCTGGCGCCGGCGTCGCGCCTGCTCGGGCTCACCAACGTCCTGCACGAATCGCTGCTGCACAACTGCGGGCTGGTGGCGGCGTCGAAGGCGGCGCTCGAGATGTACGTCCGCCATCTCGCGATGGAGCTCGGGCCGCTCGGCCACCGCGTCAACCTGCTCAAGTTCGGCACCGTGGCGACCCCGGCGCTGCGGAAGGTGATGGGGCCGGAGGCGATGGGCCGCCTCGAGCGGACGCACGCGGAGATGATTCCCGCCGGCCGCATGGTGACGCTCGAGGAGGTCGGGGCGTTCGTCTCGCTGCTGCTCCGCGACGAGGCCGCCTGGTTCAACGGCGCGACGATCGACTTCTCCGGCGGCATGACGCTGCGGCTGCTGGACCTCGTCCTGCGGCCGGCATGA
- a CDS encoding acyltransferase, whose product MSPSQALPLRLWLGYWRAKQRYHRYTVEGLESLVDAPASLIVGYHGRPAAWDMCMLTVALYDALGYLPHAIFNGSIDHLPGARWLADALGFVGGDEPALAEAIGRGEHLVVTPGAATEGARTFWDGRYTVNWGGHRGYLKLSLKYRIPIVPVGASGTDDAYLGLVDGITVGKRLGLRRGWGLWTGIGPLGLFPFSPSFPVKMHQVIGDPIRPWAEDRARLDDPESLERAHRRVTGAVQALLDRARGRPAPRHATRARGATR is encoded by the coding sequence ATGAGCCCGTCGCAGGCGCTGCCGCTGCGGCTCTGGCTGGGCTACTGGCGCGCCAAGCAGCGCTACCATCGCTATACCGTCGAGGGCCTCGAGTCCCTGGTCGATGCGCCGGCCTCGCTGATCGTCGGCTACCACGGGCGGCCGGCCGCGTGGGACATGTGCATGCTCACCGTCGCGCTCTACGACGCGCTCGGCTACCTGCCGCACGCCATCTTCAACGGCTCGATCGACCACCTCCCGGGGGCGCGCTGGCTCGCCGACGCGCTCGGTTTCGTCGGCGGCGACGAGCCGGCCCTGGCCGAGGCGATCGGGCGCGGCGAGCACCTGGTCGTCACGCCCGGTGCCGCCACCGAGGGCGCGCGGACGTTCTGGGACGGGCGCTACACGGTCAACTGGGGCGGGCACCGCGGCTACCTGAAGCTGTCGCTCAAGTACCGCATCCCGATCGTGCCGGTGGGCGCGTCGGGCACCGACGACGCCTACCTCGGCCTGGTCGACGGCATCACGGTCGGCAAGCGGCTCGGCCTGCGGCGCGGCTGGGGCCTGTGGACCGGCATCGGGCCGCTCGGGCTGTTCCCCTTCTCGCCGTCGTTCCCGGTGAAGATGCACCAGGTGATCGGCGACCCCATCCGCCCCTGGGCGGAGGACAGGGCGCGGCTCGACGATCCCGAGAGCCTGGAGCGCGCGCACCGGCGCGTCACCGGCGCGGTGCAGGCGCTGCTCGACCGCGCCCGCGGCCGGCCGGCGCCGCGCCACGCCACGCGGGCGCGCGGAGCGACGCGATGA